The Pseudomonas fulva 12-X sequence GGTTGACCGTGGTGACGATGTCCTGCAGATCCCGCGGAATCACCACGCCGATGGGCAGTTGTCGGTAGTTGGAGGCTTCCGAGGCATATATCGCTCGAGTTGAGGCATCGAAGCGAATCTCGGCGCTCGTTTGCGCGGCCAGCTTATCGCGCAGCGTCAGCAGCACATTGAGGTCGGGGGATTGCCGTTGCTGCGACCCGCTTTGGGCACCTTGGGGGCTTTCAGTGCGTGCTGCAACAGGGTGGGTCGTGGCGGTCATCAGGTGCACCTGCGATTTGTTTTTTGAATTCTTCGCAGTTTATTGGATGGCCATCGTTTGATAATTACGCTGAGAATAAAGCCACTATTGAACCTAAGTTAATAATGAAAGGCTTCACATCACCGAAAGCGCTCAGCTAGCGCCTGAGTCAGAAAGCGGGTGAATTCCGAGATGCGCTGCGGCACGTGGCGGCGCTGCTGGTACACGGCATAGATGTTGGCGTGGGGGGGATGATATTCGGGTAGCAGCGCCACCAGGTCACCGCGCTCCAGGTGCTCCTTGGCATCCCAGTGCGAGCGCAGGATCAGGCCATGCCCATCCAGGGCAAGGCGCATCGCGACTTCACCGTCATTGCTCGATAGCGTGCCATGGACCTTCTGACTGTATTCACGGCCAGCGCGTGAAAAACGCCAGATGGCGTAATCACTTTCGTATTGCCTGAGCACGATGCAGTTGTGCTGGGCAAGGTCGGCGACCGTGCTCGGCGTTCCGCAGCGAGCGAGATAGGCGGGGGAGGCGCAGAGTATGCGCGGGTTATCCAGAAGATGATGGGCGATCAGGCGTGAATCCGGTGGCTCGCCAATGCGGATATCAATATCGATATCGGCATCCAGCGTATTGAGCGGCTGGCTGGACAGTTGCAGCGACAGTTCCAGGTGGGGATGTTCGGCGGCGAACGTCGATAGCAGCGGCGCTACATGGCGCCGACCAAACCCGAACGACGCATTGATATTCAGCTTGCCGCGCAGCAGCGGCTGGCGATTGCTCAAGGCGCTCTCCAGCTCTTCCAGCTGACGCAGGATTGGCCGCGCGCCCTCCAGATACAGCTGGCCTTCGGGCGTGAGATCCAGGCGACGCGTCGTGCGCCGAATCAACTGCACGCCCAGACGCTGTTCGAGCAGCGACAGCCGTTTGCTGACGGCAGGCAGCGACAAACCCAACTCGCGCGCCACGGCCGTCAGGCTGCCATGAGTGGCGACCCGGTGGAAGAAACTGAGGTCGTCGGTGGAAGTGCTCAACTCTTTACCTGATTTCAAGCAGGGTCTTCCTTTTCGTTCGAGTGGTTTGCCGCGGCTGTCTTACCGCGTTGGGCCAAACACTCAACGGGTACTGCCCAAGCCAAGATTCACGCAGGCATCGTCTCGCCCCTGATGTCCCTGGCTTGTGCATGCAGGGCATCGATGAGGGTTCTGGCAACCGGGGTTTTCAGGCCGTTACGCAGCACAATGATACCCACCGGCGGCAGCTCGATGGGTACGTCCAGCTGCAGGGTATAACCGATGCCGGTTGACTGGAGGTATTGCGCAACCTCGCTTGCGACGAAACAGACGCAGCCTCTTTTCCTCATGAACGTCATCGTCACCAAAAAGGATGAGGTTTCGACAATATCGGCCGGCGGCTGCAGCTTATGCTTGTAGAACATCTGATTGAGCTTGACCCGTGAGGATGCCCACGCGGGTGGAACGACCCAGGGCAGCGTTGCCAGGTCATGCCAGCTTGGCTTGGCGACGGAGGCGAGGGGGTGTTCGGCTGCGACGACTACGCGCATGGGTTCGGCATAGAGCGCTTCGGTTTCAAGGTCCGGGGAGCTGTAGCCCGGCTCCAGTCGGCCGACGATGAAGTCGAGTTCGCCTGTGCGCAGCCTTGGCAGCAGTCGCGTGAGATCTCCCTCTTCAATAGACACTGTTGTCTGTGGTGAGCTGACCTTGAGACGGCCCACGGCCTCAACCAGCAACCCTGGGGTGGCGACGACCATCGCGCCGACACGGATACGGCCGGCTCCGCCGCTGGCAACCGCGGCGATGTCATCACAGGTACGATCAAAATCCACCAACACCGAGCGTGCAAACCGGACAACCTGCTCGCCGTAGGCGGTCGGCCGGGTGCCTCGTGTGGAGCGGGTAAATAATTCCAGGCCGAACATCTTCTCGATTTCCGCCAGGGACTTGCTGACGGCTGGCTGGGTAAGGGACAGAAATTCCGCTGCTCGCCCGAGGTGGCGAAACTCATCCAGCGCAACCACGAGTTGCAGGTGCTTGAGCTTGAGGTTGGAGCGCATAACCCTATCGATGTCACTCACCTGCTGATCTCCGGCAGAATACGTTTACATGTCAAAATGGTTATGAAGTATGTCTGCTTATTCATTATTCAGCAATGTAGCGCCGATCCACCATTGACGAACAAAAACAATGATCGGAGCAATGTGATGAGCACTCCAACTGCTGCAAGGCCACTCGATGGCGCCGTGGTGAATCCAAGCAAGAAATCCAACGCACGTTGGGTAGTGGCAGGCCTGATGTGGTTTGCCATTGCGATCAACTATATCGACCGTACCGTTCTCTCGGTCGCCGCACCTGAACTCACCGAAGAATTCAATCTGACGCCAGAAATGATGGGTATCGTGTTGTCCGCGTTTTTCTGGTCCTACGCCTTGCTGCAGATTCCGGCAGGCTGGATTGCCGACAAATTCGGTCAGAAAATGGGCCTCGGGCTCGCTGTAGGCTCCTGGTCACTCGCGACTGCGGCAACCGGGCTGGCAACCGGCTTCGCATCTCTAGTGGGGTTGCGCGTTGCGCTTGGCGCCGGTGAGGCCGGCGCCTATCCAGCCAACGCCGGCATCGCCTCCAAGTGGTTTCCGGACAAGGAGCGAGCCACCATTTCGGGGCTTTTTGACAGCGCCTCGAAATTTGGTGGCGCCGTGGCCATGCCTCTCATCGTGACCCTGATCATGCTGGTTGACTGGCGTATGACGTTCGTCATCGTGGGGCTGGCCGGGCTTGTATGGAGCGTGATCTGGTGGTGGTATTTCTCGGATACACCCGAGACACACCGAAGCGCCAACGCAGCCGAAGTGCAATACATTCGCGGTGGCCAGGCCCAGCAACATGGTGTGGGTAACGCTATCCCGATGAAATGGTACGAGTTGCTCAAGTACCGCAATATCTGGGCAATGTGCCTGGGCTTCTTC is a genomic window containing:
- a CDS encoding MFS transporter; translation: MSTPTAARPLDGAVVNPSKKSNARWVVAGLMWFAIAINYIDRTVLSVAAPELTEEFNLTPEMMGIVLSAFFWSYALLQIPAGWIADKFGQKMGLGLAVGSWSLATAATGLATGFASLVGLRVALGAGEAGAYPANAGIASKWFPDKERATISGLFDSASKFGGAVAMPLIVTLIMLVDWRMTFVIVGLAGLVWSVIWWWYFSDTPETHRSANAAEVQYIRGGQAQQHGVGNAIPMKWYELLKYRNIWAMCLGFFTINYISYFFITWLPTYLVKEQGMGLLKMGIIASLPLIAGLFAEIIAGWLSDRVVHSGRLSLTATRKLFLIVGLGMALCIGLAPLTTSVTMTVVLLCIAKAGTTVAASQVWALPGDVAPKNMTSTVAGLQNMVANFGGVLGPVITGFIVASTGSFKMALVFSAFLGVLGILNYALLLKKVEPIIVREPTAA
- a CDS encoding LysR substrate-binding domain-containing protein, whose translation is MSTSTDDLSFFHRVATHGSLTAVARELGLSLPAVSKRLSLLEQRLGVQLIRRTTRRLDLTPEGQLYLEGARPILRQLEELESALSNRQPLLRGKLNINASFGFGRRHVAPLLSTFAAEHPHLELSLQLSSQPLNTLDADIDIDIRIGEPPDSRLIAHHLLDNPRILCASPAYLARCGTPSTVADLAQHNCIVLRQYESDYAIWRFSRAGREYSQKVHGTLSSNDGEVAMRLALDGHGLILRSHWDAKEHLERGDLVALLPEYHPPHANIYAVYQQRRHVPQRISEFTRFLTQALAERFR
- a CDS encoding LysR substrate-binding domain-containing protein encodes the protein MSDIDRVMRSNLKLKHLQLVVALDEFRHLGRAAEFLSLTQPAVSKSLAEIEKMFGLELFTRSTRGTRPTAYGEQVVRFARSVLVDFDRTCDDIAAVASGGAGRIRVGAMVVATPGLLVEAVGRLKVSSPQTTVSIEEGDLTRLLPRLRTGELDFIVGRLEPGYSSPDLETEALYAEPMRVVVAAEHPLASVAKPSWHDLATLPWVVPPAWASSRVKLNQMFYKHKLQPPADIVETSSFLVTMTFMRKRGCVCFVASEVAQYLQSTGIGYTLQLDVPIELPPVGIIVLRNGLKTPVARTLIDALHAQARDIRGETMPA